The following is a genomic window from Nymphaea colorata isolate Beijing-Zhang1983 chromosome 3, ASM883128v2, whole genome shotgun sequence.
AAGTATTCCAGATTAAATATGCTCGCAATGTCTTTGTGTTTGATGGAATTTGTGACTCATGGACATATATATTGCAGCCGACTCTGTACATTTCGTTTGCTTTTAAATTCGTTTCGTTGAAGTGGCTATATATGATTGTACCCATCCTTTGCACATGAATTTTGCTTCCTTATGATGGAATTGACGAGTAAAAATGGCGCTATTCTAGGTCTTGCATGTGCCCTTATGGCATATGCTACATGGATAAATATTTATGCTAGCTTGTCCACTATGTTCATCTACTCGATCACGGcctttttattaaatattagCAGAAACAACCATAGCGATGGAAGCTCGATCATGCTGAACGTAAaggtttttatatatatatatatatatatatatatatatatccatgaCTCGGAAATATTGTAAATGTTCTAGCcttcaaaatttacatttttcacaaaaaaggGGTTGAGTCTTTGTTAATTCTTACGGTCTAGACCGTGATGATTGTGACTATACTGTTTGATTTGTCAAAAACGTCTGAATTTCACAAATTTCAGTTGTCGACTTGTCATAATCTAAGCTCACCTTTGCCGCTACCTTAGATAAAAACAAcaattttatcctttttttaattaaaaatttaaaggatTTATTTTAACTTAAAAGGAGTTCGTCTCAGAAAGTACAAGCTTTCATTTGTCCCAACgtataaatgataaatttaATTGGAGGCACATTTTTCCTTCTTCGGCAGTTGTCAGCAAAAGCAACGCAGGCACAAAAAAAAGCAGATAATTTAGGCTCCTATTCAAAATGTTCGCCAAATACTAGGGGGGTAAATGAAACTTTTCCTACACCATAACGAACGATAGTCATGAAATATACATTAGCAATGGTCATTAACTGAAAGGTCCTTAAATGTTTTCAGTATTTCAGCACCGTACCAACGATATTTGTAATTCAGTCAAGACCTTTTTCTTACCGTGTGGTTAACCAAAAAATGCCACCCCTCCCCAAGGCGGACCCAACTCGAATTCAtgagattgaaagaaaattgtCTACTCTACTTATATAAGGAGGCTCGCGAGAGAAAAAGAGTGTACGTAATTAACTAAATTAAGTGTCCGTGCCTTCGTACTCAGCCCTTCTTAACTACTAATAAGATCATCTCCCCACGAGAAGCTCGTTGTGGTTCAAAGAGCCCACTGAGGCACcaacaaatgtatatatatataattcagcAATGCTTTAAGCTTTATCGAACCCCTGAGGTTGGGTAGCAACCAATTACACAAGTGAAACAAACCGGCCGGACGGACAGTCGCAATTCTTGGATAACTCCAACAAGAATAAAATATCTAAGTGCAACTTTATGCACAAGAAATTATAAGCACGAATCAAGCTTGACGTGTTAAATAAATGAGCCGTGATCGAGTTGAGAAATGAACTTAATGAAACaagtgagtcgagctcgagctacgCAAGCTCGACTCGGTTGACCTCGTTTGAACTTGCAGTAAAAGTACCAGGAAAAATAATTCACCatttgtcaataaaaaaaaaggttgttctAGTGTTCGTCCTTGTGCCCTAAAAAAAGGTCGGCTCAAATTTCAAGCCCTTTTGCTGTTTACTGAttttaaaagtcattttttaacaaatggCTCGGCTAGGCTCCAGCCAAAACTTAAAAGTCAACCGGCCCGAGCTCGTGAGCATCCTACTTTACCAAATGTGACAAACCAGATTGTGATATCATGACCTTAAGAGGAAAGGCGAGAAAATAGGACATCATCATGAACTTCTCGTGGGCCCTCTTGCTAATTTGGCACAACTAAATTGAAAGTGTAGGATAACACAAAAGTCCTACGGCAGATTAAGGTCATCAGCTGCCATCAGCGATAATTTTAGTGCAAGTGAGAGTGGAACGGGTCACGTATTTGGGAATCCATTTCCAGAAAATACTGCCCTCCATGTATAAATCAGGCTGCTGAATCTCAAAGGACAGAATAAAAGTTCTTAATACCCTATGTTGTCACATATGTCCTGCAAATCTGGGAACAgcatgtaacttgtttccagaaGGTGCTTTAGACAGAGCTTTCTAGTGTCAACACATGGTTATGTAGTTGCAGAAAGGTTCCAAGTGAGTGTGTGTGCATGCCCGGGTGTGcacgtatgtgtgtgtgtgtgtgtgtattagaGAGATAGAGTTATATTCACTAAATGGCAAAACCAGTTCCTTCAAGGATGAGTCGAACTTAACtttaaatataagttatataATAGCCTCCAAAGACAACAATCTTTGCAAATTTAAAATGCTAGCTGAGTTATCTAGTCAAAAAGTGAAGTTAATAAAGAGTCAAAATTTTATCACACTACAGTCATCTTGCTGCATGTGGAGGAAATCTAGAAATTGAGCAAACATTTTTGTGATCCACCTACCTTAACTCCACTGTCCAACCCATCTTGTCCTCTGCAAGCCCCATCTGAATGCCCGTAAGAGCAGAATAAAGCTGCTGAGAAACTACGCCAACTCCGTCATTTCCATATTGCACTCTGCAAGGATATCAGTATCAGATGCATGAGACAAGTTCATACTCTATTGAACCACAATAACTTTGTGGATAAGGAAAAAAGGAGAATAAAAGGGACTTCCATTCATGCAATTAACCACCTATCCAACTTGTCCAAAATAACCTAATGTATGGATGCATAACAGCCAACCAGCACTCAACTGGCATGAACTAGACAAAGGAGTACCTTTTACCAAGATAAGTGACACTACCAACAGGGGAGACGACCACAGCTGTTCCAGTGCAAAAAACTTCATCAGCATCCATTAGTTCATCAATCGAGACAGGCCGCTCCGCAACCTGAACAGAACAAAAGATCAAAATCTTAATGTATTTTAACATAAAAGACCTGTAAACTAGTTCAGACTGACCCCAGTTACAGATACTATGACCAGTAGCAATGGAAAAAGCACTAGAAACAAGGAGGAAAAGGATGACTAAACTATGCAAGGAGGAAGCAAAACTGAGATCAGAACTTCAAATCAGTTCAACGAAGTTCCAACTCCTTACAAAATACAAATCCTTCATGATGTGAGATTCAATTGTGTCTCAAGAGTCACTTACCCTATATTTGTAACATCATTAGACTAAGTACACAAAATAGAAGGCTATCCTTAAGTAGTTATTCAGTTATTTTGGCAATtttaaagaacaaaatgaaCTAATAATTTGTCCAAAAGTACCCAAAACTTCAAAAGCAAACAATAAACTATAAAGAGAAGAAACATCAGCCAGAAGACTGTTGTTTCCCCTCCTTAAATTGCTAAGTGGTCTTGTGCATAGGTTAGTTGTAAGTTGATACGTCCAGCTGCTGGTCACATGGGGCTTCAGTTAAGGCTGCCAAAATCACCATGTATGGACTATAAATTATTACGCTGCCACCTAATAATATGCATGACAATGCCTCCAATGAAGCTGAGACACTAAAAACTACTTTTCGTTCTCCATGGTGGGAGTTAAACAGTAACTTGTTATTCTATACAAGAAGTCCCCATGAAAGACCACAAAAGATcaggaagaacaagaaaacataagcTACAATGCTGGAAATGTCTGTTATATACCTCGAAACCATGAGTACGGGAAACTTTAATTATACTTTCCCGTGTGATTCCAGGAAGAATTGTCCCCTCTAGTGCAGGAGTTGAGATGTTGTTACCCTGGAGTACATTAAAACgcagaaaaatgagaaactgTTACATCCATTTCCACAAATAGtgcataaatttttctttttcctaaagCAGACTGTTGTCAGCTGGATCCACTGAaacaagaacaaacaaaaaatttgacaaCATTTAATATCAATCACAAGAACTAACAGGCGCCAATAAAACAACAGGACAACTTATGGAtaaagaatattaaaaaaaaaagtgaagaagagcAGTCGCctccataattttcaaaatcaacagaaaagTGACTTCACTTGAACACCAATCTTATGGATGGAGAATGGCCGTTGCATGATTTTCCTTCCTTAgtaagaaaaactgaaaaaggaagCATCTGATGCTTTACATGAACAACAACAGGAATCTCATGTTATCTATCAAAATTgttgcaaaaaacaaaaatgagataTTGGGCATACTAGTATGCGTAAGTACTTTTCTTCTCAATAAAGAAAGTTTGAAGCATGAAATAGACTTTCCTAACACATACTCGAAATAATTAGCATCGGTCTGCATGTATTGCCAATGGATATGCCAAACAAAAAGCAGCTAACCGAACGACAGTCGGCAACCAAGGCATGTAATTATCTTTTCTATAAACTAAACCTTTAGAAACTTGAGACTGCATTCTATGACATactttgattttggaaaaacaGTGTTCAAGGAGCTGACATAATGGCGAGCTAACTAAGACTTCAAAAGAATGTTGCTACCAACAGTTATTACTCATTGCACTTgggaaatataaaaaattcaatttaatgaatCACAATGAGCACAAAGATCAGATATTATAAATGGcacttaataaaaaaaatgcaggtCCCGTAGTTAATTTATGCACCTCCTCTCAGTGCATGAAACTGAGTATTAGCTAATGACAAATTTTTTGGCTGTCCATATGCACCGAATACATGGCATACCtttacaataaaaatattaCATGATGAAACTTCCTCCAggtatttcttttttatagAATCAAGGTATATGACATCAGAATAGCCCTTAGACTTTGCTGCAGATTGTGCCTTCAGAACCTAcaagatcaaatgaatcaagACTGAGGAAGAAGCATGTGTCCTTTTGTAGATTTAAAACTAAGTATATATTGTTGTAAAGTCTATACAATGCATTTATTCCAAGAAAACAGTagtgtttttcttatttcatgaaTTACATGCAAAATCCAAAGTCGTAGAATAGATGCCAGATGCAGATGACATATTGGATAATGGAAGATATGACCTGTTCAGTGATGCATCGATTTTTAGATTTATGTTCTATGTTCAAATCAATGCTTTTATTCCATCTTCACTAGGTCCATGCAACATCATGCTTTAATTAAAATCCaacaaaaatgataatcaaTATGTCATCTCTAAGTAAGACCTGAAGGCTTATGTCACAAGTGCTAATATAGCAAAATATCCCACAAACAGAACATCAATACAAAAGCTGAAACAGTAAACATGtacatgattgaaaaagaagTACAAAAGTTATCTCCATATGCAAGATATGAAGCCTATAATTCTCAGCAGTCCAAACTACTTTTCGTTGGAACTCTGCAGCAACAAGGAATACCTCAATCAGGATACCAGACAAAAGAAACACACTGTTTTATCTTACTATCCAATTTCCGACAATATAAATTGAATATAAAATTAGAATATCTCCTTCAAACTTTTCATTGTACTTACCTTTTTAAGCTTAACATAAGCATAAGCACAAAGAGGATCTGTATGTGTAGTACTTACTGGAGCGTAGTTCCCTATTGTCTTTATACCTCCAGTTCCACCAGGAGTAGCACGATGAAAATGACTCTCTACAACTAAGTTGATTGGTGCCAAGCCTTCCTGACACAATGTAGAAGAAATGAACATATGAGGTAATATGTGgcaggaaaaaaattatttgcaaatatgcacacaaaaatcaagaaaagggaGCTAAATGTGTGAAATCACGAAATTATAGAGATAACAAGAAAATCAGGCAAAACAAAATAGAACCAAAAAATTGAGCTGAAAATCCAAACAAACCTTGAAATAGTTCCCCACAGGAGAAACATACACCAAAAATGTGTACTCTGGAGCTGGAGCAAGGCCTAGAACGGCTCCACTTCCAAAGAGAAGTGGACGAATATATAGTGAACCTTTACCTGCTGGTGGAACCTGGATAGGGAAGGAAATAGTCCATtaaaggataattcaaataaatAACTGTTCTCTGCCCTctgatttctgaatttttttcagaGGTTCTTGTGCTTCCTCATCACAAGTATGGGACCGAAAATCACAGgcaacacaaacaaaaaattgtgaCCTATGATTTTCCAGTACCCCTTGAAACCAAGTACATAactactttaaaattttaaatctgtCACTTTAAATCTTAGGTGTAATGCTATGCCAATATTACAGGTGTGCAACCATGGTTTTGATTCTTCAGTACATGATTGTTCCATATATAGCCAAAATAAATATGTCCATAGTCAACAGATGCAAATAAGTGCTCCGCAGCAGTACCCAATGCCTGTTTGCCCAAACTGTCTGTTTCACAGCATCCACAAACTGTTGAACTGATGGGTAGGGCATGCACATCCTCTCTGCACCCATTTTCATTCTTAAAGCATTTTCTTCAGGACGGAAAAGTAAGATTTTTCCTTCTGCAGTCCTGTATGCTTTCAAACCTTCAAATAAGCCCTGGCAATAAACAACGGCATATATCACCCAAAGAAACAAGTACAACAGTGCAAAAGCAGAATAGTATAATTTATTTTAGACAAGCAGAatggtataattttttttagactGAGAGATGAATACACATATGAACAAAATGAATAGAATAAACATGAGATATTTTCTCAACTCATTCAGGAGAACACAAGTGAGAATaagcatatgtgtgtgtgtgtgtgtgtgtgtgtgtatatatatcatggCAGTGTTGTACTTGATAAACTAAAAAAGTAGTTATTACCAATCTAAGGTGAGACAGTGAAGATCAGTCCACTTGTGAATAAAAGGAAACTGAGAGAGACCAAAATCAATTCCAATTACCTGCCCATAGTTTAGAACTCCAGAAGACGGACTAAGATCAATATTTCCATATTTCTGTAGTTCACCTTTCTGGAAGTTTCCATCCTTGAAACACTTCATGATATACATGTAGTCTGTTGGCACAAGACCAAACCCAAGGTTGTCCCAATCTAGTTCTGGCACAGTACTTGTTCCCCTGTTTTACACCACAGAATATCCTCAAAAGCGATTTACCAGAAAACagtgaacaaataaaaaatataggagaaaataattaaacataACTGAACATGAATATCTATACCTAGAAGTAGTTCCTGCAGTTGCTTCACACCTTATTTCTGAGGCCAATAGAACAtgagaagagcaagaaagaTTTTTAGGCTGCCaagatgaaaaaacaaaatgaactgTGTTCAGACAAACAGACTGTTTCTCTGCTCTCCCTAAAAGACATGAAGGCTTGAAGGATGATATTGATACAAGAAAAGTATAAGGAAATTGTGTGCACAAATGTGATTCTTAaatagtagagagagagaggcgccTCAAATTTATGCTGGAACAGAAATCCAGATAAATACAGTTGAATCCtgaatgtaaagaaaaaaaaaattgaaagtataTGAAACACATTAGTCTACTAGCAAAGTCATTTGCAGACTACAGAAACCAGGATGCATTGACCAGAGATCATGCAATTACTTTGAGCTCATCGGAAATGTAGAGTAACATCACCTGAGATGCACATGGATTCCAAATAGTTTAGGTCCATAACATGAAATGGTCATCGAATATCATCCCCTTTTCCCGTAATCCAGAGATCCATGCATCAGACAATTTTTACTATCTTTGAAACAGGGAAATAGGTCCAGCTCACTTCATAATTCAAGTTACCAACCTAACATCTAGGGGATTCATGTCCTAAAAATAGGTCTCCTGACAGACCCTGCTAAACCACTACGAAGGCCAACAATTTCATCTATTAGCATTAGGCAAgccttttgtttcctttttaagCATATTTGCTGCCTAAGCATTTTTAAGTCATTTTCTACTGTAAAACTGATGAGATGGCACTCTACTGCTATTGATTTCATGTTTACTCCTCACTTCTAgaacaagaaaagcaaacataAGTGGAAATAAAGCTTGAAGATGCCATGTTTTTTCTAAGACCAAATTCTACCCAATTCACCAGATGAACACTTCCTGGTGAGCTGGAAGTAACATAATGAAACAAGGTCGCAAAACCAATTTTGACACACTAGGCTTCTTATAATCCACCAAGCATACGGGGTGCATTTGTCATCAGACAATGACTTAATTGTTGCAATTGTTGACATGGATGAACAGCTCTTTGACGTCATTCAGACATTTAAATCCTTTTTTACTTGTTGACTTATCAAACTTCCGGCAATTGTGATTGATTCGTCGGAATGTATCATGTCCATCCCACGTAGTTGCAATGAGATGAGAAGCAGAAGCTGATATAAACCACAAGGCATTTGGAGTGTTGAAAACCATCTGCCAATCGGTAAAGCCTCTTACCAACCTTGGCATCTCGTATTCAAAATCTAAACCCTTGAGTTTCGCCACTTTCAGATGACCAATCAAGGAGCCTACGAAGAATATGCCATTGCAATAAAACAAAGCACCACACAACTTGATGATCAACGTTAAGGGGCATAGCCTCGAGTAGCCTTTGCCATCAACAGTACCAGCAAGCTCGTTAACTCTGGAATTCACATAAGGAATCAGGATGGCATTCAGAAAATTTTAATGCAGAAAATCCAATGGTCAAAAGGATGTGATAAACATCAAATTGCAGCAAACCAAGATACCAATGCCTCAAATTCTTCTGCTCAGAACAGCAAAGGCCTTCCAGTTACAGGCGACTGGTGTGAGATTTAATTGCACATTACATGCAGTAGTCTAGACCCACATAAGTGTCATTACTTACTAAGTCCAACCATTTCAGCCAATGGGATTCGGCggacttttcattttcttttttattaagcATTTGAAGTCACTTTCTTATGTCAAACTGAAAAGATGGGACTCTACTGCTATTGATTTCAGACTTACTCCTGACATCTAGGACAAGAAGAGCGGACATAAGTGGGAATAAAGTAGAAGACGCCACCATCTTTGTGACATCAAATTCTGCCCAATTCCCCAGATAAATCCCCTTTCTGGTGAGCTAGAAATATAATAGTGAAACAAGGTGGCAACGTCAATTTTGACGCAATACGCTCTTGTAATCCCAACTATATATGGTTGCGTTTGTCATCAGACAACGACTTGATAATTGCAGTTCTTGACATGGATGAACAGCTCTTTGACGTCATTCAGAcatttaaatcttttttttacaTTTCCCGCGACCTTTGTTGATTCTTTGGGATATCTCATGTCCATCCGACCAAAATCGCAAATGAGATTGGGAACTCTTAAAGCAGAAGCTGATATAGATAAAGGACATTGGGAATGTCGAAAACCATCTGCCAAATGCCAACTGTAAAGCCTTTTAACCAACTTCGCCCTTAACAGTACCAACAAGGCACAAGCTCGTCAACAACGAAATTCGCGTACGGAAATGAGACGgctttcaaaaatttctaaTGCAGTCAACAAATGTAACTTTTTCCCGACACGAGAAAAATCGGTGATTGACCACGAACCGGGAAGCCTGACATCACGTGTACTTTCTTCAAGAGGAAAAAAGGGTGCCCCATTACAACGAGTGCGCAGAACAAtgacagagagaggaggagaaggagtgGTACCGAGAGAGAGGGGGGCCATCGGATATGGGCACCACTGTGAGGAGTGAGGAAGGATACGGAGGGCGTCCCTCCAGCTACGCAGATGTTGCTGGCCGGCAGTCTCGGTAGAAGGACGCTCGCCTCCATGGTCacgcctctctctttctctctctgtctttacGAGAAACACTGCAGAAGAAGTCTCCAGCGGTGGAAGGAAGGAGGGATGTCCGCCCGCGAGCGTTCCCAAAATAGAGCCATCTCCCGCTCCGTAGCAGCCTTCCCACTTCCCAGACCAGACACCCCATTTACCAGAATTATCCTCGATTCAATGAATGAATGACCAGGCGCCCATGCGCCCCACTAGATAACATGACTAATGCTTCGCGTTATCTTGAAAATAACGTCAGTAAATGGATTAAACCAATCTTCATGGAAAGTTTACGTATTTCCAAATGGATTAAAACAATCTTAGTGAAAGTTTACATATTTCTAAGTAGAGAATGTAAAGGCTTCCAGGAcaaagatgagaaaagaaaacagtttACACATTTCAAAAAGGCGTTTTGAGGGCCAAACTGGGTTTCTTAGAAACCCAGTTTcgttaaaacttggttttcaactATGTTTTGCAGAAGCCAgggaagggtttttttttttccatgaaaaacaGCGTTTTGAGTGATGATTAATGACAACAAGGCTGCTCAAGTGGGTGCAGTTATATGTTGGTGTATGTCCAAAGACTCCAAACTTTGCAGATGAAAGAAAGATGTGTAGTTACTCCAATTTCCAgcttttttttacttctttctgCTTGTCTATTGAGAATTCTTTCCTGGTCTTCTAATTAACATTTGTTGGTTGGTTTTTTACCATGGCTGCTGAACATATCAGCTCAGCTACTGCACACTGTGTTTGTCATATTTTATGTGTTGACATGTACTTGTGGAACGCATTATCTTCAAgtactccttttttttttttagtggtaTATGCTGAGGACAGTGGGACCTTCAATGGCTAATCTGCATAATTATTTTGGCATAAAGAATTTATAGTTCTAAACAGTAATGAAAAGTTATTCTATAGAAGTTTATGACAGAGCTTCGAAGAAAGGGACATTTCAAGTCTGTATGGGCGTGCTTTCCTGGTGTGAGTGGTATTAGTATTAGTGACGTGAAGTTGTATTTGTGGAAGTACATCTTCCAATGTAAATAACATTTTAAACTAATTATCTTATA
Proteins encoded in this region:
- the LOC116251584 gene encoding branched-chain amino acid aminotransferase 2, chloroplastic-like, producing MEASVLLPRLPASNICVAGGTPSVSFLTPHSGAHIRWPPSLSPKNLSCSSHVLLASEIRCEATAGTTSRGTSTVPELDWDNLGFGLVPTDYMYIMKCFKDGNFQKGELQKYGNIDLSPSSGVLNYGQGLFEGLKAYRTAEGKILLFRPEENALRMKMGAERMCMPYPSVQQFVDAVKQTVWANRHWVPPAGKGSLYIRPLLFGSGAVLGLAPAPEYTFLVYVSPVGNYFKEGLAPINLVVESHFHRATPGGTGGIKTIGNYAPVLKAQSAAKSKGYSDVIYLDSIKKKYLEEVSSCNIFIVKGNNISTPALEGTILPGITRESIIKVSRTHGFEVAERPVSIDELMDADEVFCTGTAVVVSPVGSVTYLGKRVQYGNDGVGVVSQQLYSALTGIQMGLAEDKMGWTVELR